A window of Terriglobales bacterium contains these coding sequences:
- a CDS encoding HAMP domain-containing sensor histidine kinase, translated as MSFRRRLLIALSLIVLVTVGSVSTVVSLRTRSAFERADAERTDALAAQFRSEFARRGDAVVHRISSVGAGDAVAKMALDLGSGGDTGAYVTEAKTVADAYQLDLLEFVSAEGTIISSAQWPARFGYKEDIPPDLPAKGAVLRLVPLPDGATLGVMAATSVKVGDKPPTFIYGGQRMDHAFIASLTLPAGTRVLLYQNLQPGFSAQSLIGPNGAVDNADRLAPLIARVQQQKRDSDEVVQWSADAADSESFHAIPLKGENEALLGVLLVGSSRRGLVELQRHIGAFALIVGGIGILLAVVLSSWVAARVTQPIERLAEAAREVAAGNWETQVEVASRDEIGELADSFNSMTRQLAEQRERAMQAERVAAWRELARRLAHELKNPLFPLQITVENLLRARNSAEFDEVFQESAATLLTELGNMKTIIGRFSDFSKMPQPQLQAVNVNDIARQVVKLHEAQFQRGVIPSEAAQPASRGPLRSVVAKLELDDSLSAIDADPDLLHRALSNLVLNALDAMPDGGTLTLRTSATGKHVRLEVSDTGTGLTREECERLFTPYYTTKVHGTGLGLAIVQSVVSDHHGGISVDSTPGKGTTFRIDLPRRSSTSSVSNDMFKSAISG; from the coding sequence ATGAGTTTCCGTCGCCGGCTGCTGATCGCGCTCTCGCTCATCGTGCTGGTCACGGTGGGATCCGTCTCGACGGTCGTCTCCCTCCGGACGCGGAGCGCGTTCGAGCGCGCCGACGCCGAGCGTACCGATGCCCTGGCGGCGCAGTTCCGCAGCGAATTCGCGCGGCGCGGCGACGCAGTCGTGCACCGCATCAGCTCCGTTGGGGCCGGCGATGCGGTCGCAAAGATGGCCCTCGATCTCGGCAGCGGCGGCGATACCGGCGCTTATGTCACCGAGGCAAAAACCGTCGCCGACGCTTACCAGCTCGACCTGCTGGAGTTCGTTTCCGCCGAGGGCACCATCATCTCGTCGGCGCAATGGCCCGCGCGCTTTGGATATAAGGAGGACATCCCGCCCGATCTGCCGGCGAAAGGCGCGGTGCTGCGCCTGGTCCCCCTTCCCGATGGTGCAACGCTGGGCGTCATGGCGGCCACGAGCGTGAAGGTCGGCGACAAGCCCCCGACGTTCATCTACGGCGGACAGCGGATGGATCATGCGTTCATCGCCTCGCTCACGCTGCCCGCCGGCACCCGTGTCCTGCTCTATCAGAACCTGCAGCCGGGGTTCTCGGCGCAGTCGCTGATCGGTCCGAACGGAGCAGTGGACAATGCCGACCGCCTGGCGCCGCTGATCGCGCGCGTGCAGCAACAGAAGCGCGACTCCGACGAGGTGGTGCAATGGTCCGCCGACGCCGCCGACAGCGAGAGCTTTCACGCCATTCCGCTGAAGGGTGAAAACGAGGCGCTGCTCGGCGTGCTGTTGGTGGGCAGCTCGCGCCGCGGCCTCGTCGAGTTGCAGCGCCACATCGGGGCATTCGCGCTGATCGTCGGCGGCATCGGAATCCTGCTAGCGGTGGTGCTCAGCAGTTGGGTGGCGGCGCGGGTCACGCAGCCGATCGAGCGCCTGGCGGAGGCGGCGCGCGAAGTTGCGGCTGGAAACTGGGAGACGCAGGTCGAGGTGGCTTCCCGCGACGAAATCGGCGAGCTGGCGGATTCCTTCAATTCCATGACTCGCCAGCTTGCCGAGCAGCGCGAGCGAGCCATGCAGGCCGAACGCGTGGCCGCCTGGCGCGAACTGGCACGGCGTCTGGCGCATGAGCTGAAAAATCCGCTGTTCCCGCTGCAAATCACGGTGGAGAACCTGCTGCGCGCCCGCAATTCTGCCGAGTTCGACGAAGTCTTCCAGGAGAGCGCTGCCACGTTGCTCACCGAGCTCGGCAATATGAAGACAATCATCGGGCGCTTCAGTGACTTTTCGAAAATGCCGCAGCCGCAGCTGCAAGCCGTGAACGTGAACGATATCGCGCGCCAGGTAGTGAAGCTTCACGAGGCTCAATTCCAACGTGGTGTTATCCCGAGCGAGGCGGCGCAGCCGGCGAGCCGAGGGCCCTTGCGCTCGGTCGTGGCAAAACTGGAACTGGATGATTCCCTTTCGGCAATCGATGCCGACCCCGACTTGCTGCACCGCGCGCTATCGAACCTGGTGCTGAACGCGCTCGATGCCATGCCCGATGGCGGTACCCTCACGTTGCGGACCAGCGCCACCGGCAAGCACGTGCGCCTCGAGGTCAGCGATACCGGCACCGGCCTGACGCGCGAGGAGTGTGAGCGCCTGTTCACGCCGTACTACACGACCAAGGTCCATGGCACCGGGTTGGGTCTGGCGATCGTGCAGTCGGTAGTCAGCGATCATCACGGCGGCATCAGTGTGGATAGCACGCCAGGGAAGGGAACCACCTTTCGGATTGATCTGCCGCGGCGCAGCTCGACGTCCTCGGTGTCAAACGATATGTTCAAGTCAGCCATAAGCGGTTAG
- a CDS encoding ABC transporter substrate-binding protein — protein MQPLLAAILLLASSASAETRPRYGGTLRVEIRTALQSLDPATPAQDPGFAQIAPLLYDTLVRLDAGGHPIPSLALSWQQEGDSRWRFTLRNAVRFSDGTALAPALAAQSLHEANPDWNLRVVGDVVIIESGQALANLPAMLALSRNSIVLRNGGGNPLGTGPFRVSDFQPGRRLTLAAVEENWQGRPFLDAIDIQLNRGAREQMVDFELNRVDVAEAATDQLSRLAQSGRRVFTSEPVDLLALRFSHSNVRDARVREAIALTVDRDSIYSVLLQRRGEPTGALLPNWITGYSFLFASAPQVARARQLRAEARQTAPLTLVYDASDPLARLVAERVAVNANDAGITLKTLPSTQNITVPDIELMRVRLASTDPAVALSEIARTDRLALTTGETVDRQPSTADGVYRATVSALKDHWAIPIAYLPAAYVLGARVRNWVRTRDASWQLQDVWLGAESLAPVIGATRP, from the coding sequence GTGCAACCTCTACTCGCGGCTATCCTGTTGCTGGCCTCGTCCGCATCCGCTGAAACACGGCCCCGCTACGGCGGCACACTGCGCGTCGAAATACGTACCGCGCTGCAGTCGCTCGATCCTGCCACGCCGGCGCAGGATCCGGGTTTTGCGCAGATCGCGCCGCTCCTGTACGACACTCTCGTCCGCCTCGACGCCGGCGGCCATCCCATCCCCTCGCTTGCTCTGTCATGGCAACAGGAGGGTGACTCTCGCTGGCGCTTCACCCTGCGGAATGCTGTGCGCTTCTCCGACGGCACCGCGCTGGCCCCGGCACTGGCCGCGCAGTCGCTGCACGAAGCCAATCCTGATTGGAACCTGCGGGTGGTCGGCGATGTCGTGATCATTGAATCCGGGCAGGCGCTGGCGAACCTGCCTGCCATGCTGGCGCTGTCGCGCAACTCAATTGTGCTGCGCAATGGCGGCGGCAATCCGCTGGGCACCGGCCCTTTCCGGGTAAGCGATTTTCAACCCGGCCGCCGGCTCACGCTCGCCGCCGTAGAAGAGAATTGGCAAGGGCGGCCGTTTCTCGACGCCATCGACATCCAGTTAAACCGCGGCGCGCGCGAGCAGATGGTGGACTTCGAACTCAACCGCGTCGATGTCGCCGAGGCCGCGACCGATCAGCTCAGTCGGCTGGCGCAATCCGGGCGCCGGGTTTTCACCAGCGAACCGGTGGACCTGCTGGCGCTGCGCTTCAGCCACTCCAATGTGCGCGATGCGCGCGTGCGCGAGGCCATCGCACTTACCGTCGACCGCGATTCCATCTACAGCGTTCTCCTGCAGCGCCGCGGCGAGCCCACGGGGGCCCTGTTGCCCAATTGGATCACGGGGTATTCTTTCCTGTTCGCGTCGGCGCCCCAGGTGGCGCGTGCCCGACAGTTGCGCGCCGAGGCCAGGCAGACGGCGCCTCTGACGCTGGTCTACGACGCCTCCGATCCACTGGCTCGACTGGTCGCCGAGCGCGTCGCGGTCAACGCCAACGATGCGGGAATCACCTTGAAAACGCTGCCCAGCACGCAGAACATTACTGTGCCCGACATCGAGCTCATGCGCGTGCGGCTTGCCTCCACGGATCCCGCAGTCGCGCTCAGCGAAATCGCGCGCACCGACCGCCTTGCGCTCACAACCGGAGAAACTGTCGACCGTCAACCGTCGACCGCCGACGGCGTTTACCGCGCCACCGTTTCCGCGCTTAAGGACCACTGGGCGATTCCGATCGCGTACCTTCCGGCGGCCTATGTCCTCGGTGCGCGCGTGCGCAACTGGGTGCGCACCCGCGACGCAAGCTGGCAACTTCAGGACGTCTGGCTGGGCGCGGAATCGCTTGCGCCGGTGATAGGAGCGACGCGCCCATGA
- a CDS encoding sigma-54 dependent transcriptional regulator, with protein MPTKAQLLIVDDEANTLASLSRAFRLAGHEATVCDNAGKALELAKSREFDLILSDVVMPGRDGLALLEDLKAAGVSAPVVMMSGQAHIEMAVRATRLGALDFLEKPLSTDKLLLTVDNALKLKRLEQENQQLKARLGKHEIVWSGPAMKRVMAQIERVAASETRVCICGETGTGKELVARTLHEKSQRHNGPFVTLNCAAVPAELIESELFGHEKGSFTGAGSRHIGKFEQANGGTLFLDEIGDMPLAMQAKLLRVLEESEVERIGGDRPIAVDVRVLVATHRNLEELVREGKFRQDLFHRVYVFPLTLPPLRSRVEDIPALVEHFAKQVSAQNNWKPMRFAPEAVAALERYPWPGNVRELRNAVERLMLLASDGEVNAETVELALPQGAAGSTASGTLGERAAEFERQTILSELKRHQHHITNTAKALGLERSHLYKKCQQLGINLRAARGGGA; from the coding sequence ATGCCGACAAAAGCCCAACTCTTAATCGTTGACGATGAGGCGAACACGCTGGCGTCTCTATCCCGCGCCTTCCGCCTTGCCGGGCACGAGGCCACGGTGTGCGACAACGCCGGCAAAGCACTGGAGCTGGCAAAGTCGCGGGAATTCGACCTGATTCTCTCCGATGTGGTCATGCCCGGCCGCGACGGTCTCGCGCTGCTGGAAGATTTGAAGGCCGCCGGCGTCAGCGCGCCCGTAGTCATGATGTCCGGACAGGCGCACATCGAGATGGCAGTGCGCGCCACGCGCCTGGGCGCTCTGGACTTCCTGGAGAAGCCGCTCTCCACCGACAAGCTGCTGCTCACGGTGGACAACGCGCTCAAGCTCAAACGACTGGAGCAGGAGAACCAGCAACTCAAGGCACGACTGGGCAAGCATGAGATCGTCTGGTCGGGCCCGGCAATGAAGCGGGTGATGGCGCAGATCGAGCGCGTCGCAGCGAGTGAAACCCGTGTCTGCATCTGCGGCGAGACCGGCACCGGCAAAGAACTGGTGGCCCGCACGCTTCACGAGAAGAGCCAGCGACACAACGGGCCGTTCGTGACCTTGAATTGCGCGGCCGTGCCCGCCGAGCTGATCGAGTCGGAATTGTTCGGCCATGAAAAAGGTTCGTTCACCGGCGCCGGCTCGCGTCACATTGGAAAATTCGAGCAGGCCAACGGCGGCACGCTCTTTCTCGACGAAATCGGCGACATGCCCCTCGCCATGCAAGCCAAGCTGCTGCGGGTCCTGGAGGAGAGCGAAGTGGAGCGCATCGGCGGCGATCGGCCGATCGCGGTCGACGTACGAGTGCTGGTTGCCACGCACCGTAATCTTGAGGAACTGGTGCGCGAAGGAAAATTTCGCCAGGATTTGTTTCATCGCGTGTACGTTTTTCCGTTGACGCTGCCGCCGCTGCGCTCGCGCGTCGAGGACATTCCCGCGCTGGTCGAGCATTTTGCCAAGCAGGTTTCCGCGCAGAATAACTGGAAGCCGATGCGTTTTGCGCCCGAAGCTGTCGCCGCACTTGAGCGCTACCCCTGGCCGGGAAATGTGCGCGAGCTGCGCAACGCCGTCGAGCGCCTGATGCTGTTGGCCTCGGACGGTGAAGTGAACGCGGAGACGGTTGAGCTTGCGCTGCCACAGGGCGCCGCGGGTTCGACTGCGTCGGGTACGCTCGGCGAGCGCGCCGCGGAATTCGAGCGCCAGACGATTTTGTCGGAGCTCAAGCGCCACCAGCACCACATCACGAATACGGCGAAAGCGTTAGGGCTGGAGCGCAGCCATCTTTACAAGAAGTGCCAGCAACT